The following coding sequences are from one uncultured Bacteroides sp. window:
- a CDS encoding bifunctional metallophosphatase/5'-nucleotidase, translated as MKLKISFFFSFLFFFLSFVSSQEKIVKLKLLETTDIHGNYFPYSFIRKKESTGSLARVYAMVQKERKIYGDNLILVDNGDILQGNPSSYYYNYIDTISPHVCAEMMNFMGYNVGNMGNHDVETGHKVFDRWIASCHFSVLGANIIRTSDNTTYCPPYAVFEREGVKVVVLGMITSAIPVWLAENLWSGMRFDDMKETARKWMKKIRDEEHPDLVVGLFHSGQDAMILGEKYIENASLDVAREIPGFDIVMIGHDHIPDCKKVMNVAGDSVLIINPANNGVMVADVDVTLKVKNGKVSSKEIKGTLKEVQEYGVNKNFMTKFAAQYRAINKFVSKRLGYLTKTVSSWPAYLGPAPFVDLVHEFQLNISGADVSFTAPLSFDAEIKKGDISVSDMFNLYKYENMLYTMKLSGKEIKNYLEESYYLWTNRMKSPEDHLIWLNEDFNKDEERTTFKNFSFNFDSAAGIIYTVDVTKPKGHKINIISMANGKPFRMDHFYKVALNSYRGNGGGELLTKGAGIPQNELRKRIIKSTDKDLRFYIMKYIEMYDTIHPKSLNCWKFIPEKWVKQAKERDARILIKH; from the coding sequence ATGAAGTTAAAAATTTCTTTTTTCTTTTCTTTTTTGTTTTTCTTTTTATCCTTTGTAAGTTCTCAAGAGAAAATTGTGAAATTGAAATTGCTTGAAACAACTGATATTCACGGTAACTATTTCCCTTATAGCTTTATTCGAAAAAAAGAGTCTACAGGTAGTTTAGCGCGCGTGTATGCAATGGTTCAGAAAGAGCGGAAAATATATGGGGATAATCTTATTTTAGTTGATAACGGAGATATACTTCAAGGAAATCCATCTTCTTATTATTATAATTATATTGATACGATTTCTCCTCATGTATGTGCTGAAATGATGAACTTCATGGGCTATAATGTTGGGAATATGGGCAATCATGATGTAGAGACCGGGCACAAAGTTTTTGATCGCTGGATAGCTAGTTGTCATTTCTCTGTGCTAGGAGCAAACATTATACGTACATCAGATAATACTACTTATTGTCCACCTTATGCTGTTTTTGAGAGAGAGGGGGTGAAAGTTGTTGTTTTAGGAATGATAACTTCTGCTATTCCCGTTTGGTTGGCTGAGAACCTTTGGTCGGGAATGCGTTTTGATGATATGAAAGAGACAGCTCGAAAATGGATGAAAAAGATTCGTGATGAAGAGCATCCAGATTTGGTTGTGGGGCTTTTCCATTCTGGGCAGGATGCAATGATTCTAGGCGAGAAGTACATAGAGAATGCTTCCTTGGATGTAGCTCGGGAAATTCCTGGATTTGATATTGTAATGATAGGACACGATCATATTCCTGATTGCAAAAAAGTTATGAATGTAGCTGGGGACTCTGTCTTAATAATAAATCCGGCTAATAATGGGGTGATGGTAGCTGATGTTGATGTTACTTTGAAGGTGAAAAATGGAAAAGTTAGCTCTAAAGAAATAAAAGGCACTTTGAAAGAAGTTCAAGAATATGGAGTAAACAAGAATTTTATGACTAAGTTTGCTGCACAATATAGAGCTATTAATAAATTTGTATCTAAACGTTTAGGCTATTTGACTAAGACGGTAAGCTCTTGGCCAGCCTATCTTGGACCTGCTCCTTTTGTTGATCTGGTTCATGAATTTCAACTAAATATCTCAGGTGCTGATGTTTCTTTCACGGCTCCACTCTCTTTTGATGCCGAAATAAAGAAAGGAGATATTTCTGTGAGTGATATGTTTAACCTATATAAGTATGAAAACATGCTTTATACGATGAAGCTTTCGGGCAAAGAAATAAAGAATTATTTGGAAGAATCGTACTACTTGTGGACGAATAGGATGAAATCGCCGGAGGATCATCTTATTTGGTTGAATGAAGACTTCAATAAGGATGAAGAACGTACGACTTTTAAGAATTTCAGTTTTAATTTTGACTCTGCTGCCGGAATTATTTATACGGTAGATGTGACTAAACCTAAAGGGCATAAGATAAATATAATCAGCATGGCAAACGGTAAACCTTTCCGAATGGATCATTTCTATAAAGTAGCATTAAATTCATACCGTGGTAATGGAGGAGGGGAGTTACTCACTAAAGGAGCAGGTATCCCTCAAAATGAGTTAAGAAAGAGAATTATTAAGTCTACTGATAAAGATCTGCGTTTTTATATAATGAAGTATATAGAAATGTACGATACTATACATCCGAAATCATTAAATTGTTGGAAGTTTATTCCCGAGAAATGGGTTAAACAGGCCAAAGAGAGGGATGCTCGCATATTAATCAAACATTAA
- a CDS encoding TolC family protein translates to MKNKIIIFMLLGACSISMSAQQKYSLEKCRQMALKNNVKIKNARLDKQSAQEVKKEAVTNFFPKVSSSGSWFNSNKGLVGMNLSGMELSLIKNGVMGDITATQPIFAGGQIVNGNKLAKVGVEVSGYKMEQSENEVRLTTEQYYRQIISLEEKLKTIGIIEHLVNSLYKDVGAAVKAGIKNRNDLLQVQLKKNNIASNRLQIENGISISKMLLGQYIGQNKDSFEIEEPDYEELISPEKLITNHNAALLKTPEYHLLDKNVEASNLQKKITTGKYLPTVGVGAGYIYNNLMDKDQSQGIIFTTVSIPLSDWWGGSHAIKKQKLQMIIAENMKKDASELLLIRMQKLWNDLEESYKQVKLAEESIATATENVRLNTDYYKAGTVTLSDLLDSQMLLQQSRDQYTDAYMQHLIRQTEYLQATGR, encoded by the coding sequence ATGAAGAATAAGATCATCATATTTATGCTTCTCGGAGCATGTAGCATTTCAATGTCTGCACAGCAAAAATACAGTTTGGAAAAATGCAGGCAAATGGCTTTAAAGAATAACGTAAAAATAAAAAATGCTCGTTTGGATAAACAGAGTGCTCAAGAAGTTAAAAAAGAAGCAGTAACAAACTTTTTCCCAAAAGTAAGTTCCTCCGGTAGTTGGTTCAACTCAAACAAGGGATTGGTGGGAATGAATCTATCGGGCATGGAACTTTCTCTAATAAAAAATGGTGTTATGGGAGATATTACTGCCACACAACCTATTTTTGCAGGAGGGCAAATAGTGAACGGAAACAAGCTTGCTAAAGTTGGAGTAGAAGTAAGTGGTTACAAAATGGAACAGTCTGAAAATGAAGTGAGGCTAACTACAGAGCAATATTACAGACAAATAATTTCTCTTGAAGAGAAGCTCAAGACAATAGGCATTATAGAACATCTTGTAAATAGTCTCTATAAAGACGTAGGCGCCGCAGTAAAAGCAGGAATAAAGAATCGAAACGATCTGCTTCAAGTTCAACTAAAAAAGAACAACATTGCCAGCAATAGACTGCAAATAGAGAATGGAATCAGCATTAGTAAAATGCTATTAGGTCAATATATCGGGCAAAACAAAGATAGCTTTGAAATAGAAGAGCCCGATTATGAGGAACTCATTTCTCCCGAAAAGCTGATAACCAATCATAATGCAGCCCTGTTAAAAACTCCGGAATATCATTTATTAGATAAAAATGTAGAAGCAAGCAATTTGCAGAAAAAGATTACAACCGGGAAATATCTTCCAACTGTGGGTGTAGGTGCAGGATATATCTACAACAACCTAATGGATAAAGATCAATCCCAAGGAATCATCTTTACAACAGTATCCATTCCGCTATCTGATTGGTGGGGAGGTTCGCATGCCATAAAGAAGCAAAAATTACAAATGATCATTGCAGAAAACATGAAGAAAGATGCATCAGAGCTCCTTCTTATCAGAATGCAAAAACTATGGAATGATTTGGAAGAATCATACAAACAGGTGAAATTGGCAGAAGAATCGATAGCAACGGCAACAGAAAATGTCCGCCTCAATACTGATTATTACAAAGCAGGTACAGTAACATTAAGCGATTTGCTAGATTCTCAAATGCTATTACAACAAAGTAGGGATCAATACACAGACGCCTATATGCAACATCTTATCAGACAAACTGAATATTTGCAAGCTACAGGGCGTTAA
- a CDS encoding GAF domain-containing protein: MAEKLIVISGTKEEQYVSLLAQLRSLLEGETDLIANLANVSAVLKDAFDFFWVGFYLVKEDELVLGPFQGTLACTRIKKGKGVCGIAWQEATTQLVADVDAFPGHIACSSLSRSEIVIPLLRGNEVWGVLDIDSDKLGFFDKTDQCFLEKLCNDILSKLCQK; the protein is encoded by the coding sequence ATGGCAGAAAAATTAATCGTAATCTCGGGTACTAAAGAAGAACAATATGTTTCTTTATTGGCTCAACTCAGATCGTTGCTTGAAGGAGAAACTGATCTGATTGCTAATTTAGCCAATGTTTCCGCAGTTTTAAAAGATGCTTTCGATTTTTTTTGGGTAGGTTTTTATTTAGTGAAAGAAGATGAACTGGTGCTAGGACCTTTTCAGGGTACTTTGGCATGTACTCGTATTAAAAAAGGAAAAGGTGTTTGTGGTATTGCATGGCAAGAAGCTACTACTCAGTTGGTGGCTGATGTGGATGCTTTTCCGGGGCATATAGCTTGTAGCTCGCTTTCACGTTCGGAAATAGTCATTCCTCTGTTGAGGGGAAACGAAGTTTGGGGTGTACTTGATATTGATAGTGACAAACTAGGCTTCTTTGACAAAACTGATCAATGTTTTTTAGAAAAATTATGTAATGATATTCTTTCAAAATTATGTCAGAAATAG
- a CDS encoding helix-turn-helix domain-containing protein encodes MSEIAHLNFFAVANSKTSHLIDDGFLIFDDVENLPMHNYPERLDFAVMTLCLEGSWSLELNLKQHNLSSGHFLIAMPEQILQNFEFSPDFSALFILMSKEFADNILPKLKGLLSFIFYLKDQPCIKVDEEELKCIRDYYSFLVRKSRQTDNGCRKEIIQGLMLAMFYDVYSMYSKRMPMAGGYDNRKEELFEQFIRTLSASFREQRNVIYYANELCLTPKYLSKVVKEVSGKTAGEWIDNFVILEAKVLLKSTGKSVQEIAEELHFANQSFFGKYFKHNTGFSPKEYRKSNGCFY; translated from the coding sequence ATGTCAGAAATAGCTCATTTGAACTTCTTTGCCGTAGCTAACTCTAAAACATCTCACTTGATTGATGACGGTTTTCTTATTTTTGATGATGTAGAGAATCTGCCTATGCATAACTATCCTGAAAGACTTGATTTTGCTGTTATGACGCTTTGTCTCGAAGGTAGTTGGTCTCTTGAGTTAAATTTGAAACAGCACAATTTGTCATCAGGGCATTTCTTGATTGCAATGCCAGAGCAGATATTACAAAATTTTGAGTTTAGTCCCGATTTTTCTGCCTTATTCATTTTGATGTCTAAAGAGTTTGCTGATAACATCCTTCCAAAATTAAAGGGTCTGCTGTCTTTTATTTTTTATTTGAAAGATCAACCTTGTATTAAAGTAGATGAAGAAGAGTTGAAATGTATTCGTGATTACTATTCATTTCTTGTCAGAAAATCTAGGCAGACTGATAATGGATGCAGGAAGGAGATTATTCAGGGATTAATGCTAGCCATGTTTTACGATGTATATAGCATGTATAGTAAGCGGATGCCCATGGCGGGTGGGTATGATAATCGGAAAGAAGAACTTTTTGAACAGTTTATCCGTACGCTGAGTGCTTCTTTTAGGGAACAGAGAAATGTGATTTATTACGCTAATGAACTTTGTCTTACTCCTAAATATCTGTCGAAAGTGGTAAAAGAGGTGAGTGGGAAAACTGCTGGTGAATGGATCGATAATTTTGTGATATTGGAAGCTAAAGTTTTGCTTAAATCTACTGGAAAGAGCGTCCAGGAAATAGCGGAAGAACTCCATTTTGCCAATCAGTCATTTTTTGGAAAATATTTTAAACATAATACAGGCTTTTCGCCTAAAGAATATCGTAAGAGTAACGGTTGTTTTTATTGA
- a CDS encoding efflux RND transporter permease subunit yields MKKKTGFIELAMRHRQIVILIASLLTLFGIYGLYTMPKQEFPTFTVRQGLVIGVYPGATSSEVEEQLAKPLEHFIFSYKEVKKKKTYSQSQDGIVFINVELNDDVKNKDKFWSKFKHGIEQFKSQLPSGVLALQVNDDFGDTSSMLITLESKDKTYRELERYLEGLEDRLRKIDAVSNLRRYGLQKEQISVYLDQKKLAAYGIGSNTLSMNLFAQGFITMSGKVENSKFVAPIHIAKSYNSVRDVSEQIVYSDLQGNVIRLKDIARIVKEYPEPDSYIKNNGKKCILLSLEMREGNNVVQMGKEVNKVLEEYKHEIPNDVKIYRITDQSQVVGDSVSTFLKELMIAIIAVILVVMALMPFKVASVAASTIPISIFISLGLFYAFGIELNTVTLAALIVTLGMIVDNSIVIIDSYLEKIGEGVSRWHAAISSAKEFIKPIVSATLAISITFFPFLITTKGMYNDFLQSFPWAISIILGISLLVAILLVPYMQYFFIRKGLKAHNEKPKRNFLTIMQEKYEKILDICFAWPKTTLSIGIGSVLIGGILFSNLPQRLMPIAERNQFAVEFYLPKGTALEQTAAVADSMEHILRKDKRVVSVTSFIGTSSPRFQTSYAPQLPGKNFAQFIVNTLNNKSTIEILDEYAPKYMSYFPNARLRFKQLDYSDAVSPIEVRVSGDSIKDLKQAADILLKKLRTMDELTLLRTNYQEQLPGVNIQLNDDEATRLGVSRTSIALTMATRFGDGMPLTTVWEKDYPVKVVLKSDRGKKEAGFDDLPNEYVPAWGGGISVPLRQVATTTADWHEGQIVRRNGVRTLSIFADVKRGINVTSTTNKVRSSIQNIDLPKGVSVTFGGAEESDNETMPQIIGALMVAIVIIFFILLFHFKKINMALLILASVTLSLLGAALGIWAMGLEVSMTAILGIVSLMGILVRNGIIMLDYAEELRRDQKLTVRDAALQAGRRRMRPIFLTSAAASMGVIPMILGKSAMWAPMGTVIFFGTILSMVLVVTVLPVAYWIIFRKSDRKNAKSYVPQNI; encoded by the coding sequence ATGAAAAAGAAGACAGGATTTATAGAATTGGCTATGAGACATAGACAAATCGTTATTCTCATAGCCTCCTTATTGACTCTTTTTGGAATATACGGATTATACACAATGCCTAAACAGGAGTTTCCTACCTTTACAGTCAGACAAGGATTGGTCATTGGTGTATATCCGGGTGCCACATCAAGTGAAGTAGAAGAGCAATTAGCCAAACCTTTGGAGCACTTTATCTTTAGTTATAAAGAGGTAAAGAAGAAGAAAACTTACTCACAAAGTCAGGACGGTATTGTGTTCATCAATGTGGAACTCAATGATGACGTAAAAAACAAAGATAAGTTTTGGTCTAAATTTAAGCATGGCATAGAACAGTTTAAAAGTCAGCTGCCCTCAGGCGTACTTGCCTTACAAGTTAATGATGATTTCGGAGATACCTCTTCCATGCTAATAACGCTAGAGTCGAAAGATAAAACCTATCGCGAATTGGAAAGATATCTGGAAGGGCTAGAAGACAGATTAAGAAAGATAGATGCTGTATCCAATCTACGCAGATATGGATTGCAAAAAGAGCAAATAAGTGTCTATCTCGATCAGAAAAAGCTGGCGGCCTATGGCATAGGAAGCAATACGCTAAGCATGAACCTCTTTGCACAAGGCTTTATCACGATGAGCGGGAAAGTAGAGAATTCTAAGTTTGTTGCTCCTATTCATATTGCAAAATCCTATAACAGTGTGCGAGATGTTTCCGAGCAAATTGTATATTCCGATTTGCAAGGCAATGTTATCCGTTTAAAGGATATAGCACGTATTGTTAAGGAATACCCTGAGCCGGATTCTTACATCAAGAACAACGGGAAAAAATGCATCCTACTCTCTTTAGAGATGCGCGAAGGAAACAATGTTGTTCAAATGGGTAAAGAGGTAAATAAAGTATTGGAAGAATACAAGCATGAAATCCCCAACGATGTTAAGATATACAGAATTACCGATCAGTCACAAGTTGTTGGTGATTCTGTATCCACATTTTTAAAAGAGCTAATGATCGCTATCATAGCCGTTATTTTAGTAGTAATGGCCTTAATGCCTTTTAAAGTTGCATCCGTAGCTGCTTCGACCATACCGATCTCTATTTTTATCTCTCTGGGACTATTTTATGCTTTTGGCATAGAATTGAACACAGTAACGCTGGCAGCGTTAATAGTAACGCTAGGAATGATTGTAGATAACTCCATTGTGATTATTGATTCTTATTTAGAAAAGATAGGTGAAGGTGTTTCACGATGGCACGCTGCTATATCCAGTGCTAAAGAGTTTATTAAGCCCATCGTTTCCGCAACATTAGCCATTAGCATCACATTCTTCCCTTTCCTGATTACTACTAAAGGGATGTATAACGATTTCTTGCAATCATTCCCATGGGCTATTAGCATTATACTTGGAATATCGCTTCTAGTGGCTATATTGTTGGTACCATATATGCAATACTTCTTCATAAGAAAAGGGCTCAAGGCACATAATGAGAAGCCCAAGCGTAATTTCCTGACCATCATGCAGGAGAAATATGAAAAAATCCTGGATATCTGTTTCGCATGGCCTAAAACAACTCTTAGCATAGGTATAGGATCTGTATTAATAGGAGGAATTCTATTTAGCAATCTGCCACAACGCCTCATGCCAATTGCTGAGCGCAACCAGTTTGCTGTAGAATTCTATTTGCCTAAAGGTACTGCTCTCGAACAAACTGCTGCTGTAGCAGATAGCATGGAACATATCCTTAGAAAAGACAAACGAGTAGTATCTGTTACCTCCTTTATAGGAACTAGTTCTCCTAGATTTCAGACATCTTATGCTCCGCAACTACCCGGGAAAAATTTTGCGCAATTCATAGTTAATACACTGAATAATAAAAGCACAATAGAAATATTAGATGAGTATGCACCGAAATATATGAGCTATTTCCCAAATGCACGCTTACGCTTTAAACAACTTGATTATTCTGATGCAGTTTCACCCATCGAAGTACGTGTCAGTGGTGATAGCATCAAAGATTTGAAGCAGGCCGCTGATATCCTCCTAAAAAAGCTTAGGACAATGGATGAATTAACGCTCTTACGTACTAATTATCAGGAACAGCTTCCTGGAGTAAACATCCAACTCAATGATGATGAAGCAACACGATTAGGGGTAAGTCGAACTTCTATTGCATTAACGATGGCGACCCGTTTTGGTGACGGAATGCCATTAACCACCGTATGGGAGAAAGATTATCCGGTAAAAGTGGTGCTCAAATCAGACAGAGGCAAAAAGGAAGCCGGATTTGATGATCTACCAAACGAATATGTTCCCGCATGGGGAGGTGGAATATCTGTTCCCCTCAGACAAGTGGCAACAACCACAGCCGACTGGCATGAAGGACAGATCGTCAGAAGAAACGGAGTACGTACGCTTTCCATCTTCGCTGATGTAAAAAGAGGGATAAATGTAACCTCTACCACCAATAAAGTACGATCGAGCATACAAAATATTGATCTCCCAAAAGGAGTTTCCGTTACATTTGGTGGCGCAGAAGAATCAGATAATGAAACAATGCCCCAAATCATTGGTGCATTGATGGTAGCTATAGTTATTATCTTCTTTATTCTGCTATTCCATTTCAAGAAAATAAATATGGCTCTGCTAATCTTAGCCTCGGTAACACTGAGTTTGCTAGGTGCAGCATTAGGTATATGGGCTATGGGATTAGAAGTAAGTATGACCGCTATTCTAGGTATTGTCAGTCTGATGGGTATTCTTGTCCGCAACGGAATTATCATGCTCGATTATGCCGAAGAATTGCGCCGAGATCAAAAATTAACTGTCCGTGATGCTGCTTTACAAGCGGGAAGAAGAAGAATGCGTCCCATTTTTCTCACATCTGCCGCTGCATCAATGGGGGTAATTCCAATGATATTAGGTAAAAGTGCAATGTGGGCTCCAATGGGAACTGTCATTTTCTTTGGTACTATATTATCAATGGTATTAGTCGTTACAGTATTGCCCGTAGCTTACTGGATCATATTTAGAAAAAGCGATCGAAAAAATGCAAAAAGTTATGTACCTCAAAACATTTGA
- a CDS encoding HAMP domain-containing sensor histidine kinase, with protein MKILIYPMIVSNSFRLNLLLLSLFLFLVMPIRLFAVSKNHSILIISSYNPDAHPTSANISEFMDEYHKLNGKDNIIIENMNCKSFSDFLSWKAKMKQLLLKYHSNKKPKVLILLGQEAWTSYLSQSDSLKRGIPTLCCMVSRNAILLPDKRVDLKKWMPKSIDSYTDSLRSHLRAGFMYQYDVVGNINLIKKMYPKTRNIAFVSDNTYGGVSLQAYVRQEMKKFPDLNLILLDGRSNTLYTIVEKLRNLPPNTSILLGSWKVDMNEGYFVRNAVYVMKDATPTTPVFSLSQVGFGYWAIGGVMPNYHIFGRELARQVIKMHKYPSLKTPYVQLVRNKLIFDYNIIKDRNIDLSIFADRFYEFINEPVSFYTEYKYLLLGIGVCFTVLLVGLFVSLFFYFRTKRLKDTLLESEAELRLAKDRAEESNKLKTAFLANMSHEIRTPLNAIVGFSEVLLDLDSSSGEDRENYVDIIKTNSDLLLRLINDIIDVSKLETDKVLFEYVNSDIVIMCRQILISLDFIKKSNNKFIFSSDLDSFEMKVDLNRMQQVLFNILSNANKYTEFGRVTISFVVYEKYVEFSVADTGCGIPEDKQDLVFERFSKLNEYTQGVGLGLSICQLIVDKWGGEIWVDKEYHDGTRIVFTHPII; from the coding sequence ATGAAAATCTTAATATATCCTATGATTGTGTCAAACTCTTTTAGGTTGAATCTTCTTCTTCTTTCTCTGTTTCTATTTCTTGTCATGCCGATAAGATTGTTTGCTGTGAGCAAAAACCATTCTATTCTGATTATCAGCTCATACAATCCTGATGCTCATCCTACTTCTGCTAATATTTCGGAATTTATGGATGAATATCACAAACTTAATGGGAAGGATAATATCATTATAGAAAATATGAATTGCAAAAGTTTTTCAGACTTTTTGTCTTGGAAAGCAAAAATGAAGCAGCTTCTTTTAAAATATCATTCTAATAAAAAACCAAAGGTGCTCATTCTTTTAGGGCAGGAAGCATGGACTTCTTATTTGTCTCAAAGTGATTCTTTAAAAAGAGGGATTCCGACTCTTTGTTGCATGGTTAGTAGAAATGCTATTTTATTACCTGATAAACGCGTTGATTTAAAAAAATGGATGCCGAAGTCCATTGATTCATATACAGATTCTTTACGAAGTCATCTTAGAGCTGGCTTTATGTATCAGTATGATGTGGTTGGGAATATTAATCTGATAAAGAAAATGTATCCTAAAACCCGTAATATCGCTTTCGTTTCTGATAATACCTATGGTGGTGTTTCATTACAGGCTTATGTGAGGCAAGAAATGAAAAAATTTCCGGATTTAAATTTAATACTTCTTGATGGGCGTTCGAATACTTTGTACACAATTGTAGAAAAGTTGCGTAATTTACCTCCTAATACTTCAATTCTTTTGGGTAGTTGGAAGGTGGATATGAATGAAGGTTACTTTGTTCGTAATGCGGTTTATGTGATGAAAGATGCCACTCCCACAACCCCTGTATTCTCTTTAAGTCAGGTTGGCTTTGGCTATTGGGCCATTGGTGGGGTTATGCCTAATTATCATATTTTCGGTAGAGAATTAGCTCGTCAGGTTATTAAAATGCATAAATATCCAAGCTTGAAAACACCTTATGTTCAGTTGGTGCGTAATAAGCTAATATTTGATTATAATATAATTAAAGATAGGAATATTGATCTGTCAATATTTGCGGACAGATTTTATGAGTTTATTAATGAACCGGTTTCTTTTTATACAGAATATAAATATTTGTTATTGGGAATAGGGGTTTGTTTTACAGTATTGCTAGTAGGATTATTTGTTTCATTATTCTTTTATTTTAGAACCAAAAGATTAAAAGATACTCTTCTGGAATCTGAGGCAGAGTTACGTTTAGCAAAGGACAGGGCAGAAGAATCAAATAAATTGAAGACTGCTTTTTTGGCTAATATGAGTCATGAAATTCGTACCCCTCTCAATGCTATTGTTGGGTTCTCGGAAGTTCTTCTTGATTTGGATAGCTCTTCTGGGGAAGATCGAGAAAACTATGTTGATATCATTAAAACGAACTCAGATTTGTTATTAAGGTTGATAAATGATATTATTGATGTATCTAAGCTGGAGACGGATAAGGTTCTTTTTGAGTATGTAAATTCTGATATTGTGATAATGTGTCGCCAGATATTAATATCACTTGATTTTATAAAAAAATCGAATAATAAATTTATTTTTTCTTCTGATTTAGACTCTTTTGAGATGAAGGTTGATTTAAATAGAATGCAACAAGTTTTATTTAATATTCTTTCTAATGCTAACAAATATACGGAATTTGGTAGGGTAACTATAAGTTTTGTTGTTTATGAAAAGTATGTAGAATTTTCCGTAGCTGATACTGGTTGTGGGATCCCGGAAGATAAACAGGATTTGGTTTTCGAAAGGTTTTCGAAACTGAATGAGTATACTCAAGGTGTTGGGTTGGGACTTTCTATCTGTCAATTAATTGTGGACAAGTGGGGAGGTGAAATTTGGGTTGATAAAGAGTATCATGATGGCACTCGAATTGTGTTCACACATCCGATAATATAA